A portion of the Myxococcus stipitatus genome contains these proteins:
- a CDS encoding protein kinase domain-containing protein, translated as MSTAPTETTRFLGRYELVHPLGQGGMGEVFLAKISGAAGFEKPCIVKTILPALLKDRQFLDRFHHEAKVLVHLVHSSIAQVYDMGEAEGTYYMALEYVAGVDLAYLLEQSRAQNVSVPVPVALFLGQRMAEGLGYAHRKTGPDGTPLGIVHRDVSPHNAMVSYEGEVKVIDFGLAKSAARSKYTLPSTVMGKLGYMSPEQVRAEPLDHRSDIYSCGVVVWEMLAGRSLIPHGTVGEMMAAMSSPSVPSLCTLRPDVDVALDAVIRKALAARPDERYSRADELARALNSELVRSGAAVGAEEVGQFVRSLCPEAFAAQRQLISKVTSSTSHRRTPTPYVQPGAGTGTGMFGTGPQGPSAEAPGADATLMRQGSEAAPGKPRSGGMAPPEVAGGFEPTMMRQGEAAPGKPRSGGMAPSEGAGGLEPTMMRQGEAAPGKPRSGGIAPARMADEALAAGGFEPTMMRQGEAASGRPPSGGLAPVGMDVSAPGTGAARSAATEAPVASPPRAEEAPRSRTALVALCVLLLMAGTAAGTAYFMRRGASAPVATAPVPAPAGTSPAPAGQPSTPPPSAAPGKAPSAVAEAPQPTEPAAPAAQSPAPASEPAPVAEKAPATSKRPAPPKPASRPPTPKPPAVASVKYVTPAEVLSVLDEGTFVAVRGPYATHLEEGMELQVVGPPGRGGQRPVLGSAKVLPAGGAKGIRKALRSLEVAKVMLDQDALSAEGDLFAVVPASVLAKARAQGEEEGGAEPPKADPKPAKRPLQGTISVATGLRNIRGGNLLIRNTDSINWTRCYVVKRLRFRGLLGDLPKGTERVVSSFAPSAEFLVENGEVGVFCNEGELRARLPGVR; from the coding sequence ATGAGCACCGCACCTACAGAGACCACCCGCTTCCTCGGGCGCTACGAGCTCGTCCACCCCCTGGGCCAGGGGGGCATGGGGGAGGTCTTCCTGGCGAAGATCAGCGGCGCGGCCGGCTTCGAGAAGCCGTGCATCGTCAAGACCATCCTCCCGGCGTTGCTGAAGGACCGGCAGTTCCTCGACCGCTTCCACCACGAGGCCAAGGTGCTGGTGCACCTGGTCCACTCGTCCATCGCCCAGGTGTACGACATGGGGGAGGCCGAGGGGACGTACTACATGGCGCTGGAGTACGTGGCCGGCGTGGACCTGGCGTACCTGCTCGAGCAGTCGCGCGCGCAGAACGTGTCGGTGCCGGTGCCCGTGGCGCTGTTCCTGGGCCAGCGCATGGCGGAGGGCCTGGGGTACGCGCACCGCAAGACGGGGCCGGACGGCACGCCGCTGGGCATCGTCCACCGCGACGTGTCGCCCCACAACGCCATGGTGTCCTACGAGGGCGAGGTGAAGGTCATCGACTTCGGCCTCGCCAAGTCCGCCGCGCGCAGCAAGTACACCCTGCCGTCCACGGTGATGGGGAAGCTGGGCTACATGTCCCCGGAGCAGGTGCGGGCCGAGCCGCTGGACCACCGCAGCGACATCTATTCGTGCGGGGTGGTGGTGTGGGAGATGCTGGCCGGCCGTTCGCTCATCCCCCACGGGACGGTGGGGGAGATGATGGCGGCCATGTCGTCGCCGTCGGTGCCGTCGCTGTGCACGCTGCGGCCGGACGTGGACGTCGCGCTGGACGCCGTCATCCGCAAGGCGCTCGCCGCCAGGCCGGATGAGCGCTACTCGCGCGCGGACGAGCTGGCGCGGGCGCTCAACAGCGAGCTGGTGCGCTCGGGCGCGGCGGTGGGCGCCGAGGAGGTGGGCCAGTTCGTCCGCTCGCTGTGCCCGGAGGCCTTCGCGGCGCAGCGCCAGCTCATCTCCAAGGTGACGTCCTCCACCAGCCACCGCCGCACGCCCACGCCCTACGTCCAGCCTGGCGCGGGAACGGGCACGGGCATGTTCGGGACCGGGCCGCAGGGACCCTCCGCGGAGGCTCCCGGCGCCGACGCGACCCTGATGCGCCAGGGGAGCGAGGCGGCCCCGGGCAAACCCCGCTCCGGAGGCATGGCCCCGCCGGAGGTCGCCGGGGGCTTCGAGCCGACGATGATGCGTCAGGGCGAGGCGGCCCCGGGCAAGCCGCGCTCCGGAGGCATGGCCCCGTCGGAGGGCGCCGGGGGCCTCGAGCCGACGATGATGCGCCAGGGCGAGGCGGCCCCGGGCAAGCCGCGCTCCGGCGGTATCGCTCCCGCGCGGATGGCGGACGAGGCGCTCGCGGCCGGGGGCTTCGAGCCGACGATGATGCGCCAGGGCGAGGCCGCCTCGGGCAGGCCCCCCTCCGGGGGACTCGCCCCGGTGGGCATGGACGTCTCGGCCCCTGGGACTGGCGCGGCGCGGTCGGCCGCCACCGAGGCCCCCGTCGCGTCTCCGCCCCGCGCGGAGGAGGCGCCGCGCTCCCGGACCGCGCTCGTGGCGCTCTGTGTCCTGTTGTTGATGGCGGGTACCGCGGCGGGGACCGCCTACTTCATGCGGCGTGGAGCCTCCGCTCCCGTCGCGACCGCGCCTGTGCCCGCGCCCGCCGGGACGTCGCCGGCCCCGGCCGGACAGCCGTCCACGCCTCCTCCCAGCGCGGCCCCGGGCAAGGCCCCCTCCGCGGTGGCCGAGGCGCCCCAGCCGACCGAGCCGGCGGCGCCCGCCGCGCAGTCGCCCGCTCCCGCGAGCGAGCCGGCCCCGGTGGCGGAGAAGGCGCCGGCGACGAGCAAGCGCCCCGCGCCGCCGAAGCCGGCCTCCCGGCCTCCCACCCCCAAGCCCCCCGCGGTGGCGAGCGTGAAGTACGTCACCCCCGCCGAGGTCCTGTCCGTGCTGGATGAGGGCACCTTCGTCGCCGTGAGGGGCCCGTACGCCACGCACCTGGAGGAGGGCATGGAGCTCCAGGTGGTGGGGCCTCCGGGACGTGGCGGTCAGCGCCCGGTGCTGGGGTCGGCCAAGGTGCTGCCCGCGGGCGGCGCGAAGGGAATCCGCAAGGCGCTCCGTTCCCTGGAGGTGGCGAAGGTGATGTTGGACCAGGACGCCCTGTCCGCGGAGGGCGACCTCTTCGCCGTCGTGCCGGCCTCCGTCCTCGCCAAGGCGCGCGCGCAGGGGGAGGAGGAGGGTGGGGCCGAGCCGCCGAAGGCCGACCCGAAGCCCGCCAAGCGCCCCCTGCAGGGAACCATCAGCGTGGCCACGGGGCTGCGCAACATCCGCGGCGGCAACCTGCTCATCCGCAACACCGACTCCATCAACTGGACCCGCTGCTACGTCGTGAAGCGGCTGCGCTTCCGGGGGCTCCTGGGAGACCTGCCCAAGGGGACCGAGCGCGTGGTGTCCAGCTTCGCTCCGTCGGCGGAGTTCCTGGTGGAGAACGGCGAGGTCGGCGTCTTCTGCAACGAGGGCGAGCTGCGGGCGCGGCTGCCTGGCGTGCGCTGA
- a CDS encoding S8 family serine peptidase, with protein MKRWGLVGLVALVSCMPDGPPTPEALEHICPGVIAGGLPEAPLAMSAPGTDADDSRERFIVRYRRDARMAASSRVHALGGRVTATLRSVPAVAARLSPQQRLALSADPAVEAIEPDEELRALGPATLPTLSLVGTASRGAVQGEYTDGLRQVQANAVWDRDNDGAPDPGAPTGAGVKVCVIDSGLDPEHPELRGAMVSGLDLLDGDDDPSDSGNGRWGTGHGTHVAGIIGARPGLGGRGTPVLDEGGVMGVAPGSELLIVRVLDLQGRTHMSLVLMALEYCVDQGAKVVSLSLGGGLGTPTTREAFKAAVDKGVLVVAASGNDGDNVVSYPGSDPSVLAVGAVDAQNRRAFFSSGGSALALVAPGVDVLSTFPRELGAFASLRVGDTLPLTRSLLYGPTGAPVGALVDCGTGETMDSCREGGTCAGFIAYVHPSRAPADHVMVNVMRQGARAVVFSNDTVESGVEILAVPQRGQWVPAVTLNQPGSSVVGRQLGAMVQVNVRSADYAYMSGTSMATPFVSGVAALLFSAVPTATPADVRHALLSTARDLGPAGHDDGFGHGLVQARAALEALVGASP; from the coding sequence ATGAAGCGCTGGGGACTCGTGGGGCTCGTGGCACTGGTGTCGTGCATGCCTGACGGTCCTCCGACGCCGGAGGCGCTGGAGCACATCTGCCCGGGTGTCATCGCGGGTGGGCTGCCCGAGGCGCCCCTCGCGATGAGTGCGCCGGGCACCGACGCGGACGACTCGCGCGAGCGCTTCATCGTCCGCTACCGGCGGGACGCGAGGATGGCGGCCTCCTCCCGCGTGCACGCGCTGGGGGGACGGGTGACGGCGACGTTGCGCAGCGTGCCCGCGGTGGCGGCCAGGTTGTCGCCCCAGCAGCGGCTGGCGCTGTCGGCGGACCCGGCGGTGGAGGCCATCGAACCGGACGAGGAGCTGCGCGCGCTCGGCCCCGCCACGCTGCCCACCCTGTCCCTGGTGGGCACCGCGAGCCGCGGCGCCGTGCAGGGCGAGTACACGGACGGCCTGCGCCAGGTGCAGGCGAACGCGGTGTGGGACCGCGACAACGACGGGGCGCCAGACCCGGGCGCGCCCACGGGCGCGGGCGTGAAGGTGTGCGTCATCGACAGCGGCCTCGACCCGGAGCACCCGGAGCTGCGCGGCGCCATGGTGAGCGGCCTGGACCTGCTGGATGGCGACGACGACCCGAGCGATTCGGGCAACGGCCGCTGGGGCACCGGTCATGGCACCCACGTGGCGGGCATCATCGGCGCGCGTCCGGGCCTGGGTGGCCGGGGGACGCCGGTGCTCGACGAGGGTGGGGTGATGGGCGTGGCCCCGGGCTCGGAGCTGCTCATCGTCCGCGTGCTGGACCTGCAGGGGCGCACGCACATGAGCCTGGTGCTGATGGCGCTGGAGTACTGCGTGGACCAGGGGGCGAAGGTGGTCTCCCTGTCGCTGGGCGGCGGCCTGGGCACGCCCACCACCCGCGAGGCGTTCAAGGCGGCGGTCGACAAGGGCGTGCTGGTGGTGGCCGCGTCGGGCAACGACGGCGACAACGTGGTGTCGTATCCGGGGTCGGACCCGTCGGTGCTCGCGGTGGGCGCGGTGGACGCGCAGAACCGCCGCGCCTTCTTCTCCTCCGGGGGTTCGGCCCTGGCGCTGGTGGCGCCGGGCGTGGACGTGCTGTCCACCTTCCCTCGGGAGCTCGGCGCGTTCGCCTCGCTGAGGGTGGGCGACACGCTGCCCCTGACGCGCTCGCTGCTGTATGGCCCCACCGGGGCGCCCGTGGGCGCGCTGGTGGACTGCGGCACCGGCGAGACGATGGACTCGTGTCGCGAGGGCGGCACCTGCGCCGGCTTCATCGCCTATGTGCACCCCAGCCGCGCGCCCGCCGACCACGTCATGGTCAACGTGATGCGGCAGGGCGCCCGCGCGGTCGTCTTCAGCAACGACACCGTCGAGAGCGGCGTGGAGATTCTCGCCGTCCCGCAGCGGGGCCAGTGGGTGCCCGCGGTGACCCTCAACCAGCCGGGCAGCTCGGTGGTGGGACGGCAGCTGGGGGCGATGGTGCAGGTGAACGTGCGGTCCGCCGACTACGCCTATATGTCCGGCACCTCCATGGCGACGCCCTTCGTCAGCGGCGTGGCGGCGCTGCTGTTCAGCGCGGTGCCCACGGCTACGCCCGCGGACGTGAGGCACGCGCTGCTGTCCACCGCCAGGGACCTGGGACCGGCCGGCCATGACGACGGCTTCGGCCACGGGCTGGTGCAGGCGCGGGCGGCGCTCGAGGCCCTGGTCGGCGCCAGCCCGTGA